The following proteins are encoded in a genomic region of Aliiroseovarius sp. F47248L:
- a CDS encoding CCA tRNA nucleotidyltransferase encodes MTRITGDWITTPAAQAVCKMIAQAGHQVYFVGGCVRNDLLGAPISDLDLSTDARPEQVMKIAEGAGARAVPTGIDHGTITVVADGQGLEVTTFRKDVETDGRRAVVAYSDRLEDDAHRRDFTMNALYAAPDGQVIDPLGGLPDLKARRVRFIDDPGDRIREDYLRILRFFRFHAWYGDAAGGMDADALTAIGANMDGLETLSRERVGVEMLKLLAAPDPSTAVGTMAQIGVLAALLPGADSRALPVLVHLEGQRTPDPLRRLAILGGVDVADRFRLSKRDRKQLELMRHAMGSVEGAGELAYRHGADLAADVVLLRSALMGGEVDESVWPEIEEGANAVFPVQPDDLLPIYSGPALGAELRRLESLWIASGFTLQRKDLLS; translated from the coding sequence ATGACCCGCATCACCGGAGATTGGATCACGACGCCTGCCGCCCAGGCCGTATGCAAGATGATCGCGCAAGCTGGACACCAAGTTTATTTTGTGGGCGGTTGCGTCCGCAACGATCTGCTGGGGGCACCCATTTCGGATCTGGACCTATCCACGGATGCGCGACCGGAACAGGTGATGAAAATCGCCGAAGGTGCAGGCGCGCGCGCGGTCCCGACAGGCATTGATCACGGAACCATCACTGTGGTGGCTGATGGGCAAGGGCTGGAGGTTACGACGTTCCGTAAGGATGTTGAAACCGATGGTCGGCGTGCGGTGGTCGCCTATTCCGACAGGCTTGAAGATGACGCGCATCGGCGCGATTTCACGATGAACGCGCTGTACGCTGCGCCGGATGGTCAGGTCATTGATCCGCTGGGCGGCTTGCCAGATTTGAAAGCACGCCGTGTGCGATTCATAGATGATCCCGGCGACCGCATCCGTGAAGACTACTTGCGGATCCTGCGCTTCTTTCGCTTCCACGCTTGGTATGGCGATGCTGCGGGTGGAATGGATGCAGACGCATTAACGGCTATTGGGGCAAATATGGATGGGTTAGAGACGCTATCGCGGGAGCGCGTTGGTGTCGAGATGCTGAAGCTGTTAGCGGCCCCCGATCCCTCAACGGCGGTTGGTACGATGGCACAAATCGGCGTTCTGGCTGCGCTCCTGCCCGGTGCAGACTCCCGCGCATTGCCGGTTTTGGTTCATCTGGAGGGGCAGCGCACACCTGATCCGCTGCGCCGTCTTGCTATATTGGGCGGTGTCGATGTCGCAGACCGTTTTCGACTGTCCAAGCGTGACCGCAAGCAACTTGAGTTGATGCGTCATGCGATGGGGTCGGTGGAGGGGGCGGGCGAGCTGGCCTATCGTCATGGGGCAGACCTCGCCGCAGACGTAGTGCTTTTGCGTTCTGCGCTGATGGGTGGTGAGGTTGACGAGAGTGTTTGGCCCGAGATCGAAGAAGGTGCGAATGCCGTGTTCCCGGTTCAACCTGACGATTTGCTTCCCATATATTCTGGCCCCGCGCTGGGCGCTGAGTTGCGGCGATTGGAAAGTCTGTGGATCGCGTCGGGCTTCACATTGCAACGAAAGGACTTGTTGTCGTGA
- a CDS encoding CoA pyrophosphatase → MTDILDKVRKAVAKSGSGSSDFDLNPDIQRPKNRKLRPAGVLVPLIQSGDELQLILTKRSSALKHHPGQIAFPGGKVDPGDEDEVAAALREAHEEIGLPPEQVDLIGQMPPHETVTGFTVTPVVGFVPKPFDIVAELGEVEEVFTVPFKHVSNLANYVHQGRMWQGNMRMYETVPYGPYYIWGATARMLRALAERLPQ, encoded by the coding sequence GTGACTGATATCTTGGATAAAGTCCGGAAAGCCGTTGCCAAATCCGGCAGTGGCAGTTCGGATTTTGATCTGAACCCGGATATTCAACGGCCAAAAAATCGCAAGCTTCGGCCTGCAGGTGTTTTGGTGCCACTGATCCAATCAGGGGACGAGCTGCAGCTTATCCTGACCAAACGGTCCTCGGCCCTAAAGCACCATCCGGGGCAAATCGCCTTTCCGGGTGGCAAAGTCGATCCGGGTGACGAAGATGAGGTTGCCGCAGCCCTGCGCGAGGCGCATGAAGAGATTGGGTTGCCGCCAGAGCAGGTTGATCTGATCGGGCAGATGCCGCCACACGAAACGGTGACCGGCTTCACAGTCACCCCGGTGGTTGGCTTCGTTCCAAAACCTTTCGACATCGTCGCTGAGCTTGGCGAGGTGGAGGAGGTCTTCACCGTCCCGTTCAAACATGTCTCTAACCTTGCCAATTATGTCCATCAGGGGCGGATGTGGCAGGGGAATATGCGGATGTATGAAACTGTGCCCTACGGACCCTACTATATCTGGGGGGCGACGGCGCGGATGCTGCGTGCCCTTGCCGAAAGGTTGCCACAATGA
- a CDS encoding Hsp33 family molecular chaperone HslO: MTLGTQIAWDDTILPFQLDRSDIRGRVLRLDGTLDTILLQHKYPPAIEALVAEAAMLTALIGQTIKMQWKLSLQVRGDGPARLIATDYYAPEKEGDPAKIRAYASFDEDRLQSDAPGFPQIGKGYFAVLIHQGSKQKPYTGMTPIAGQSLSDCAQAYFAQSEQLPTRFHLTFGKSTWTGGTESWRAGGIMLQHMPKASSQVTGEGGSGEGGLLSANDLLSDDDAENWNRANILLSSVEELELVGPSVQPTDLLVRLFHEETPRVFDPQAISFGCPCSEDRVRESLSIYSARDLGHMTTDDGRVTADCQFCGAHYDLDPATLGKDAIDPSSNSD; the protein is encoded by the coding sequence ATGACCCTTGGAACCCAAATCGCCTGGGATGACACCATCCTGCCCTTTCAACTGGATCGCAGCGACATTCGCGGGCGGGTCTTGCGGCTGGACGGCACGCTGGACACCATTCTGTTGCAACATAAATACCCACCGGCGATTGAAGCGTTGGTCGCTGAAGCTGCCATGCTGACTGCGCTGATTGGGCAGACCATCAAGATGCAGTGGAAGCTGTCATTGCAAGTGCGCGGTGACGGTCCAGCCCGGCTGATTGCCACCGATTACTATGCACCTGAAAAAGAAGGTGATCCCGCCAAAATCCGTGCCTATGCCAGCTTTGACGAAGATCGGCTGCAATCGGATGCGCCGGGCTTTCCGCAGATCGGCAAGGGGTATTTTGCTGTTTTGATCCATCAGGGCAGCAAGCAGAAGCCCTATACAGGGATGACGCCGATTGCTGGTCAGTCACTGTCAGATTGCGCGCAAGCCTATTTTGCCCAGTCCGAGCAGTTGCCGACGCGGTTTCACCTGACTTTCGGAAAATCGACCTGGACGGGCGGCACTGAAAGCTGGCGGGCAGGCGGGATCATGTTGCAGCATATGCCCAAAGCCTCTTCGCAGGTGACGGGCGAAGGTGGGTCCGGCGAAGGTGGGCTGTTGTCCGCCAATGATCTGTTGTCGGATGATGATGCAGAAAACTGGAACCGCGCGAATATTTTGCTGAGTTCTGTGGAAGAGTTGGAGCTGGTCGGGCCATCCGTCCAACCTACCGACCTGTTGGTGCGGTTGTTTCACGAAGAGACGCCGCGCGTCTTTGATCCGCAGGCTATCAGTTTTGGCTGCCCATGCTCAGAAGACCGGGTGCGCGAAAGCCTGTCGATCTACTCTGCTCGTGATCTTGGACACATGACCACCGATGATGGGCGCGTCACCGCAGATTGCCAATTCTGTGGCGCGCATTATGACCTTGATCCAGCCACGCTGGGCAAAGATGCAATTGATCCGAGCAGCAACAGTGACTGA
- a CDS encoding NUDIX hydrolase — translation MRRFGRQREQGRRYVLRPGAYAVLIRGQDMLITHQAAPFNEFQLPGGGIDPGESGIVALYREVMEETGWKIAAPKRLGAYRRFSYMPEYDLWAEKVCHIFTARPVRRISAPLEPDHQAIWTDVDTALRILCNEGDRHFLRNHLRLGL, via the coding sequence ATGCGCAGATTTGGCAGGCAGCGGGAACAGGGTCGCAGATACGTGCTGCGGCCGGGCGCATATGCCGTTCTGATTCGTGGCCAAGACATGCTGATTACCCATCAGGCCGCGCCGTTCAACGAATTCCAGCTTCCCGGCGGTGGGATTGATCCGGGTGAATCCGGAATCGTGGCGCTATATCGTGAAGTGATGGAAGAAACGGGGTGGAAGATCGCCGCACCGAAACGACTGGGGGCGTATCGCCGGTTCAGTTATATGCCTGAATACGATCTGTGGGCCGAAAAAGTCTGCCACATCTTCACAGCTCGCCCAGTCCGACGGATCAGCGCGCCGTTAGAACCAGACCATCAAGCCATCTGGACCGATGTCGATACAGCCCTGCGCATTCTGTGCAACGAAGGCGATCGTCATTTTCTCCGCAATCACCTGCGATTGGGCTTGTAA
- a CDS encoding SpoIIE family protein phosphatase, with translation MSAANAYLRCDEPTPTAAPVQVVENPVRRILVVDDSRAQRRILTSSLTRQGYDVTEAGTGDEALEILRHDHFDLILSDWMMPGMDGLELCAAFRQMPRGGYVYFILLTSKTDKGAVAQGLDVGADDFLAKPVNPDELRARINAGGRILSMERELQDKNRLVTSTLAEIQALYDSLDRDLVEARKMQQSLVREKYRDFGSAEVSLMLKPCGHVGGDLVGFFDAGPDTLAFYSIDVSGHGIASALLTARLASYFSDGSPTHNIALERGTGGDYRCRPPEVVAKDLNKLLLNDLRSEHYFTMLFGYLDLNTGAVELSQCGHPNAVRLSTENKVRYFGNGGMPIGLITDAQFDRQQLTLSPGERLIFYSDGFTECADNTGTMLDEAGFADILRKNSALTNETLFDALVWDLDAFSGGQDLGDDLSCVMVTYKPNRR, from the coding sequence GTGAGCGCCGCAAATGCATATCTAAGGTGTGATGAACCAACTCCAACCGCGGCCCCTGTTCAGGTGGTCGAGAACCCGGTGCGCCGGATTTTGGTGGTCGACGACAGCCGTGCTCAGCGTCGAATACTGACCTCGTCCCTGACCCGCCAAGGGTATGATGTGACCGAAGCCGGAACCGGAGACGAAGCGCTGGAGATCCTCCGGCATGACCATTTTGACCTTATTCTCAGCGACTGGATGATGCCAGGGATGGATGGGCTTGAGCTATGCGCCGCATTTCGGCAGATGCCACGGGGGGGATATGTCTACTTCATTTTGCTGACCTCCAAGACAGATAAAGGTGCTGTGGCGCAGGGGTTAGATGTTGGGGCAGATGATTTCCTTGCTAAACCCGTAAACCCGGACGAACTGCGTGCGCGCATCAATGCAGGTGGCCGTATCCTGTCGATGGAGCGGGAGCTGCAAGATAAGAACCGGCTGGTCACATCGACCCTAGCAGAAATTCAAGCATTGTATGATTCGTTGGACCGCGATCTGGTCGAAGCGCGCAAGATGCAGCAATCTCTGGTGCGTGAAAAATATCGCGATTTCGGGTCGGCTGAAGTGTCATTGATGTTGAAGCCCTGTGGCCATGTAGGCGGTGATCTTGTCGGATTTTTCGATGCCGGCCCCGACACGCTTGCATTCTATTCCATCGATGTGTCCGGGCATGGGATCGCATCTGCGTTGCTGACCGCGCGTTTGGCGTCTTACTTCTCGGACGGATCGCCTACTCATAACATCGCGTTAGAACGGGGGACGGGCGGCGACTACCGCTGCCGCCCTCCCGAAGTTGTTGCCAAAGATCTGAACAAACTGCTGCTGAATGACCTACGGTCTGAACACTACTTTACGATGCTGTTCGGATATCTCGACCTGAACACCGGCGCAGTCGAACTGTCACAATGCGGTCATCCGAATGCCGTGCGTTTGTCGACCGAAAACAAGGTACGTTACTTTGGTAACGGCGGGATGCCGATTGGACTGATCACAGATGCACAATTTGATCGGCAGCAACTGACGCTTTCTCCCGGCGAGCGGCTGATTTTTTATTCGGACGGCTTTACCGAATGTGCGGACAACACTGGCACTATGCTGGATGAGGCCGGATTTGCGGACATTCTTAGGAAAAACAGCGCGCTGACGAACGAGACCTTGTTTGACGCGCTGGTCTGGGATCTTGATGCGTTTTCGGGTGGGCAGGATCTGGGTGATGATCTGTCTTGCGTGATGGTCACTTACAAGCCCAATCGCAGGTGA
- a CDS encoding Hpt domain-containing protein has translation MINWTRVNELKAEIGEDDFAEVADLFLEEVEEVICRLKSTPKPDLFEQDMHFLKSSSLNLGFDQLSKLCGEGEREAAAGNYDAVPLTPVFQTYDASKRAFLSGG, from the coding sequence ATGATCAACTGGACCCGCGTGAATGAGTTAAAGGCCGAAATCGGGGAGGATGACTTCGCCGAGGTGGCTGATCTATTTCTGGAAGAGGTGGAAGAGGTGATTTGCCGTCTGAAATCCACGCCAAAACCGGATTTATTCGAGCAGGACATGCATTTTCTGAAAAGCTCGTCATTGAATTTGGGATTTGATCAGCTGTCAAAACTGTGTGGCGAGGGCGAGCGGGAAGCGGCGGCTGGCAACTATGACGCTGTCCCATTGACCCCTGTATTTCAAACCTATGATGCGTCGAAACGGGCCTTTTTAAGCGGTGGTTAA
- the ilvA gene encoding threonine ammonia-lyase IlvA — protein sequence MTKFTDKAHSAEHLMRTLFPATPLQRNDHLSELYGADIWLKREDLSPVRSYKIRGALNAMAKVLAKTPETNVFVCASAGNHAQGVAFVCRHFGVNGVIFMPVTTPQQKIDKTRIFGGDNVEIRLVGDYFDNTLAEAMRFCSDAGGHFLSPFDDLDVIEGQASVAAEIVEQLSSLPDLVLLPVGGGGLSAGVTQYLHDASPQTRIRYVEPAGAASLTAALQAGVPIKLDRVNNFVDGAAVAQIGRLTFDALKPTPTDHVLTVPEDRICSTILQMLNVEGVVLEPAGALSIDALKDLRDEVKGKTVVCVTSGGNFDFERLPEVKERSQRYAGLKKYFLLRLPQRPGALRDFLEALGPEDDIARFEYMKKSARNFGSVLIGIETRKPENFETLYAQLDAGGFVYSDITNDETIAEFVL from the coding sequence ATGACCAAGTTTACAGATAAAGCCCACAGCGCCGAACACTTGATGCGCACGCTGTTTCCTGCAACACCCTTGCAGCGGAACGATCACCTGTCCGAGCTTTACGGGGCCGATATCTGGTTGAAACGCGAGGATCTTAGCCCGGTGCGCAGCTATAAGATTCGCGGTGCGCTGAATGCGATGGCTAAGGTCTTGGCGAAGACCCCCGAGACGAATGTGTTTGTTTGCGCATCGGCTGGAAATCACGCGCAGGGTGTGGCGTTTGTTTGCCGCCATTTTGGTGTAAACGGCGTGATCTTCATGCCCGTCACGACGCCACAACAGAAGATTGACAAGACGCGCATATTCGGTGGCGATAATGTCGAGATCCGCCTTGTTGGTGACTATTTTGACAACACTCTGGCCGAAGCGATGCGGTTCTGCTCTGACGCGGGTGGGCATTTTCTGTCGCCGTTTGACGACCTTGATGTGATCGAAGGTCAGGCAAGCGTTGCGGCTGAAATTGTAGAACAACTGTCAAGCTTGCCAGATTTGGTGTTGTTGCCGGTTGGCGGTGGTGGTTTGTCGGCTGGCGTCACCCAATATCTGCATGATGCTTCACCCCAAACACGCATCAGATATGTGGAACCTGCCGGGGCTGCCAGCCTGACCGCAGCGCTGCAAGCAGGTGTCCCGATCAAGCTGGATCGGGTTAACAATTTTGTCGATGGTGCCGCTGTTGCCCAAATTGGTCGGCTGACATTTGACGCGCTAAAACCCACTCCGACTGATCATGTTCTGACAGTGCCTGAAGACCGCATCTGTTCAACGATACTTCAAATGCTGAACGTCGAAGGCGTGGTGTTGGAACCCGCCGGTGCTTTGTCGATAGATGCATTGAAGGATCTGCGTGACGAAGTGAAAGGTAAAACTGTGGTCTGCGTGACCTCAGGCGGTAACTTTGATTTCGAACGTTTGCCCGAGGTGAAAGAGCGCAGTCAACGATATGCTGGCCTGAAAAAGTACTTCTTGCTGCGACTTCCTCAGCGCCCGGGTGCGCTTAGAGATTTTCTGGAGGCGTTAGGGCCAGAGGACGATATTGCACGGTTTGAATACATGAAGAAAAGCGCGCGAAATTTCGGGTCGGTGCTTATTGGTATCGAAACCCGTAAACCCGAAAACTTCGAAACACTCTATGCCCAACTGGACGCGGGTGGCTTCGTCTATTCTGATATCACTAATGACGAAACCATCGCGGAATTCGTGCTTTAA
- a CDS encoding argininosuccinate synthase encodes MSAPKKVVLAYSGGLDTSIILKWLQTEYGCEVITFTADLGQGEELDPARKKAEMLGIKPENIHIEDLREEFVRDYVFPMFRANAQYEGLYLLGTSIARPLISKRLVEIAEEHGADAVSHGATGKGNDQVRFELAAYALNPEIKVIAPWREWDLGSRTRLLEFAEQHQIPVAKDKRGEAPFSVDANLLHTSSEGKILEDPAEDAPDYVYQRTVHPEDAPDTPEFIEIGFEKGDAVSINGVDMSPATVLTELNEYGRKHGIGRLDLVEGRYVGMKSRGIYETPGGTILLDAHRGIESITMDRGAMHLKDELMPKYAELIYNGYWFSPEREMLQAAIDASQDHVTGTVRMKLYKGLARVVGRWSDHSLYSEEHVTFEEDMGAYDQKDAAGFIQLNALRLKLIAMRNRRFK; translated from the coding sequence ATGTCTGCGCCCAAGAAAGTTGTCCTGGCCTATTCCGGTGGTCTTGATACTTCGATTATTCTGAAATGGCTGCAAACCGAATATGGTTGCGAGGTGATCACCTTCACCGCTGACCTTGGTCAGGGTGAGGAACTGGACCCTGCCCGTAAAAAGGCTGAGATGCTGGGTATCAAGCCGGAAAACATTCATATAGAAGACCTGCGCGAAGAGTTTGTGCGGGACTATGTGTTCCCGATGTTTCGTGCAAATGCGCAGTACGAGGGGTTGTATTTGCTTGGCACCTCGATCGCACGCCCGTTGATCTCCAAGCGGCTGGTCGAAATTGCTGAAGAGCACGGCGCCGACGCGGTAAGCCATGGTGCCACCGGCAAAGGCAACGATCAGGTTCGGTTCGAACTGGCAGCCTATGCGCTCAACCCAGAAATTAAGGTGATTGCCCCATGGCGTGAATGGGATCTTGGCTCGCGGACCCGTCTTCTGGAGTTTGCCGAGCAGCATCAGATTCCGGTGGCAAAAGACAAGCGTGGCGAAGCGCCTTTCTCGGTTGATGCGAACCTTCTGCACACCTCGTCCGAAGGCAAGATCCTGGAAGACCCTGCCGAAGATGCGCCCGATTATGTTTACCAACGCACCGTGCACCCCGAAGACGCGCCTGACACGCCCGAGTTTATCGAAATTGGCTTTGAAAAAGGCGATGCGGTGTCGATCAACGGTGTGGACATGTCGCCCGCAACGGTCCTGACCGAACTGAACGAATACGGTCGCAAGCACGGCATTGGCCGTCTTGATCTGGTCGAAGGACGTTATGTCGGGATGAAATCGCGTGGAATCTATGAAACGCCCGGTGGCACCATTCTTTTGGACGCCCACCGCGGGATTGAATCGATCACCATGGACCGCGGTGCCATGCACCTGAAAGATGAGTTAATGCCGAAATACGCCGAGTTGATCTATAATGGCTACTGGTTCAGTCCTGAACGCGAGATGCTGCAAGCGGCCATTGACGCCAGCCAAGATCACGTGACCGGCACGGTTCGCATGAAGCTTTACAAAGGCCTTGCCCGCGTTGTGGGCCGTTGGTCGGATCATTCGCTTTACTCAGAGGAGCACGTTACGTTCGAGGAAGATATGGGCGCCTATGATCAGAAAGACGCCGCAGGTTTCATCCAGTTGAACGCGCTGCGTTTGAAACTGATCGCAATGCGCAACCGCCGTTTCAAGTAA
- a CDS encoding SCP2 sterol-binding domain-containing protein, which produces MPLTPIAEKIKRGLKKRPFDESLKLDCGDDGVIVLQDGALLRDNIDTTCTISMTRDNLEKLMAGKLNPVSAFAMGKIKVSGDVSIAMRLGQLLKG; this is translated from the coding sequence ATGCCACTGACCCCGATTGCCGAAAAGATCAAGCGCGGCCTGAAGAAGCGTCCCTTCGACGAAAGTCTGAAGCTTGATTGTGGTGATGATGGTGTCATCGTGTTGCAAGACGGCGCATTGTTGCGCGACAACATTGACACTACCTGCACGATCTCGATGACCCGTGACAATCTTGAAAAGCTTATGGCAGGGAAGCTCAACCCGGTCAGCGCCTTTGCGATGGGTAAGATTAAAGTATCCGGCGACGTTTCGATAGCAATGCGACTGGGGCAATTACTGAAAGGTTAA
- a CDS encoding ribokinase: protein MAIFNLGSINIDHFYEVDHLPTPGETLASLSYRVGLGGKGANQSIAAARAGAQVRHIGAVGAEGQWCKAQLSDAGVDTENVNTVSEATGHANICIDTDGENLIILYSGANSQVSGAQVDEALSDARPGDYLILQNETGLTLEAAQTARALGMFVVYSAAPFDAPRAIQMLPVVDLLVVNEVEAQQLSKALGAAVEDFDVPNLLITKGANGAVWRIGAAGESISVDAFKVDPVDTTGAGDCFIGNTVAALDRGMTIADAIQFGSAASAIQVTRQGTAGAMPSWTEVNAFLTAVGSD, encoded by the coding sequence TTGGCAATTTTTAATCTGGGTTCCATTAACATCGATCACTTCTATGAAGTGGATCACCTGCCGACCCCTGGTGAAACTCTTGCGTCTTTGTCCTATCGCGTTGGGTTGGGGGGGAAAGGCGCGAATCAGTCCATCGCCGCTGCACGCGCAGGCGCGCAGGTCCGCCATATCGGTGCGGTCGGTGCGGAAGGCCAATGGTGCAAGGCTCAGCTGTCTGACGCGGGTGTCGATACTGAGAACGTTAACACTGTATCCGAGGCCACCGGACACGCGAACATCTGTATTGATACGGATGGTGAGAATTTAATCATTCTCTATTCCGGCGCAAATTCACAGGTGTCAGGGGCGCAAGTCGACGAAGCGCTTAGCGATGCCAGGCCGGGCGACTATCTTATCTTGCAAAATGAAACCGGTCTGACGCTTGAGGCTGCCCAAACCGCCCGCGCGCTTGGTATGTTCGTGGTCTATTCCGCCGCCCCGTTTGATGCGCCCCGTGCGATCCAGATGTTGCCGGTCGTTGATCTTCTCGTCGTGAACGAGGTTGAGGCGCAACAGCTTTCCAAAGCGCTGGGCGCTGCAGTCGAAGACTTTGATGTGCCCAATCTTCTGATCACAAAAGGCGCGAATGGCGCGGTGTGGCGGATTGGTGCGGCTGGGGAAAGCATCTCGGTTGACGCGTTCAAAGTCGATCCGGTTGATACTACAGGTGCGGGTGATTGTTTCATCGGTAACACCGTCGCTGCCTTGGATCGGGGTATGACCATCGCTGATGCCATCCAGTTTGGATCAGCCGCATCAGCCATTCAGGTCACGCGCCAAGGCACTGCAGGTGCGATGCCAAGCTGGACCGAAGTTAATGCGTTTTTGACGGCAGTAGGCTCTGATTAA
- a CDS encoding isocitrate/isopropylmalate family dehydrogenase, with protein MTTKIQATLIPGDGIGPEITKAVTAILDHMGSPFEWDVQQAGMAGIDASGDPLPQDTIDSIRRTKLALKGPLTTPVGGGFKSINLQLRQEFELFANVRPTKTIKTDGRYDNIDMVIFRENLEGYYIADEGYLEHNGDPQGKVYSTGYNTKDEARRITRAAFEYAVANGRKKVTIVHKANILKLLSGMFLEEAREVAKEYEGRVEVDERIVDACAMQMVMYPEAFDVIVTTNLFGDILSDLAAGLVGGLGLAPGANIGKDAAIFEAVHGSAPDIAGQQKANPCAFLMAAGLMLEHVGLNADANRLKKAVIETVQAKDRVTPDLGGTGNTMSIADAIMDRL; from the coding sequence ATGACCACCAAGATCCAAGCAACTCTGATTCCCGGCGACGGTATCGGACCTGAAATCACCAAAGCCGTGACCGCCATTCTTGACCATATGGGCAGCCCATTCGAATGGGACGTGCAGCAAGCTGGTATGGCTGGCATCGACGCATCTGGCGATCCGCTCCCGCAAGACACCATTGACAGTATCCGCCGCACCAAACTGGCGCTGAAGGGTCCGTTGACCACTCCGGTCGGCGGTGGCTTCAAATCGATCAACCTGCAACTTCGCCAAGAGTTTGAGCTGTTCGCGAATGTGCGCCCCACCAAAACCATCAAGACCGATGGACGCTATGACAACATCGATATGGTGATCTTCCGCGAAAACCTGGAAGGGTATTACATCGCTGACGAAGGCTATCTGGAACATAACGGCGACCCGCAGGGCAAGGTTTATTCTACTGGTTATAACACCAAAGACGAAGCGCGCCGGATCACCCGCGCGGCGTTTGAATACGCTGTCGCCAACGGGCGCAAGAAGGTCACCATCGTGCACAAGGCCAACATTCTGAAACTGCTGTCCGGCATGTTTCTGGAGGAAGCGCGCGAGGTGGCGAAGGAATACGAGGGCCGCGTGGAGGTTGATGAACGCATCGTTGATGCCTGCGCGATGCAGATGGTGATGTATCCCGAAGCGTTTGACGTGATCGTCACCACCAACCTGTTTGGCGACATCCTATCAGACCTCGCCGCCGGTCTGGTCGGCGGTCTGGGCTTAGCCCCCGGCGCCAATATCGGCAAAGACGCTGCGATTTTCGAGGCGGTCCACGGCTCTGCCCCCGACATTGCCGGTCAGCAGAAAGCAAACCCCTGCGCCTTCCTGATGGCCGCTGGTCTGATGTTGGAACATGTGGGCCTGAATGCCGACGCAAACCGTCTGAAAAAAGCCGTGATAGAGACTGTTCAAGCCAAGGACCGCGTGACCCCGGATCTGGGCGGCACGGGTAACACCATGTCGATTGCCGATGCAATTATGGACCGTCTTTAA
- a CDS encoding GNAT family N-acetyltransferase encodes MTELISVTNDTVEKHGFFCKMSARKTSAWKRKRAWLADRFSEGLQLRLLGDGERGFVEFIPAKYAWRGIDNADDLVAIHCLWVVGKSKGKGHAKRLLDEVEAWAKDNGYRGVTTLTRTGNWLIDKKILAGRGYTSVDQADPDFDLMLNSFEDNPAPRIVGHFDEKAASCGSGLTVFHSAQCPYLEDAVCNAKDAADEAGLPFQAIELTTAEELRKKAPNPYVVFSIVHDGREIASHYLLKKQIMPMLALS; translated from the coding sequence ATGACCGAACTGATCAGCGTGACAAATGACACCGTCGAGAAACACGGCTTTTTCTGCAAGATGAGCGCGCGCAAGACCAGCGCGTGGAAGCGGAAGCGCGCATGGCTGGCTGACCGGTTTTCAGAAGGGCTGCAACTGCGCCTGCTGGGTGACGGCGAGCGCGGATTTGTCGAATTCATCCCGGCCAAATACGCTTGGCGCGGTATCGATAACGCCGATGATCTGGTCGCCATCCATTGCCTTTGGGTTGTCGGCAAAAGCAAGGGCAAAGGCCACGCGAAGCGGCTGCTCGACGAGGTTGAGGCATGGGCGAAAGACAACGGCTATCGCGGCGTGACCACGCTGACCCGAACTGGGAACTGGCTGATCGACAAGAAAATACTCGCGGGACGTGGCTATACCTCGGTCGATCAGGCGGACCCCGATTTTGACCTGATGCTGAACTCATTTGAAGATAACCCAGCGCCTCGCATAGTTGGTCACTTTGACGAAAAAGCCGCATCCTGCGGTTCCGGCCTGACCGTGTTTCACAGCGCGCAATGCCCGTATCTGGAAGACGCTGTCTGCAACGCAAAAGATGCGGCAGACGAAGCCGGACTACCATTTCAAGCCATCGAACTCACCACCGCTGAGGAGCTTCGGAAGAAAGCCCCCAACCCCTATGTCGTGTTTTCCATCGTCCATGACGGACGCGAGATCGCCAGCCACTACCTGCTGAAAAAACAGATCATGCCGATGCTTGCGTTATCATAG